The following are encoded together in the Paludisphaera mucosa genome:
- the mfd gene encoding transcription-repair coupling factor, which translates to MPRVSPSRPAAAPPAAEQLKDLTRLIQQAQGFPEVIAALRNGRAATIDGAWGSAAGLVAGALALHAPTTLVVVMAHVGDVDDFRDDVAVFSGLKPEVLPAWDRLPREQDARDEVFGARLRAVGRLAGGMPPKVVIASMQALLQPVPKPDVLRRMSRRLEVGDVAPIEELGAWLMDRGMQRVEVVEVPGEFSMRGGIFDVFPTDATDPVRIEFFGDEIESIRPFDAETQRSLDRWRNVTIAVPPTFDEAHLDDYGPATDAFPEGTWVVLVEQPDLREEGRSYLSRVDDLRGLYSVEATFERLIRRPTIALSALAADSLEATCHLRIESVERFSGELARVKAELESAAGGDRVLIACHNVGEADRLREVFADSELAREGRLTTTVGRIRAGFHLTSADSLVIADHELFARADVRRTTSRRRYETRAIDSFLDLNEGDLVVHVNHGIARYLGLQFVVKTSEHAEETLLLEFAEGTRLFVPIVKIDLVQKYVGGGKATPPLSKIGSSAWEKRKKRVADAVVDLAQELLDIQADRASQPGFAYPAEDSHWMAEFEAAFPFDETPDQLSAIEALKADMAETKPMDRLICGDVGYGKTEVAIRAAFKAVDAGKQVGVLVPTTILSEQHHRSFAARMGEFPFVIECVNRFRPKSEVKEILKRAAEGKVDILIGTHRILQKDVAFKDLGLIVVDEEQRFGVEDKEWLKTLRSTVDVLTLSATPIPRTLHMSLLGIRDISNLETPPSDRKAIETRILRYDPDTIKRAINRELNRNGQVYFVHNRIYDIQTVVDKLRAIVPDAKIEFAHGQMTGETLERTMMRFIRREFDVLVATTIIESGLDIPNANTIFINEADKYGLADLHQLRGRVGRFKHRAYAYLLLESDRPVTPNAVKRLKAIEEFTSLGAGFKIALRDLEIRGAGNILGAEQSGHIESVGYELYCSLLESAVRSATKQPDKPLFDCSVELKWRAYLPRDYVPAPRLKLELYRRLARLRSLDHLADFRKELDDRFGPPPKPAENLLAEAEIRILAGGWKLERIHVEGEYVVFTYRNAKKIESLAKRNKGRIRVVDAKKAYVPLGEDPVKTPEIAALVKELLGGKG; encoded by the coding sequence ATGCCCAGGGTTTCGCCGAGTCGACCCGCCGCGGCCCCCCCCGCGGCCGAACAGCTGAAGGATCTGACCCGGCTGATCCAGCAGGCGCAAGGCTTCCCGGAAGTCATCGCCGCCCTGCGCAACGGCCGCGCCGCGACGATCGACGGGGCCTGGGGCTCGGCCGCCGGGCTCGTCGCCGGCGCGCTCGCGCTGCATGCGCCGACGACGCTGGTCGTCGTGATGGCCCACGTCGGCGACGTCGACGACTTCCGCGACGACGTCGCCGTCTTCTCGGGGCTCAAGCCCGAGGTCCTGCCCGCCTGGGACCGGCTGCCGCGCGAGCAGGACGCCCGCGACGAGGTCTTCGGCGCGAGGCTGCGGGCGGTCGGCCGGCTGGCGGGCGGGATGCCGCCCAAGGTCGTGATCGCGTCGATGCAGGCCCTGCTCCAGCCCGTCCCCAAGCCCGACGTCCTCCGCCGCATGTCGCGCCGGCTGGAGGTCGGCGACGTCGCCCCGATCGAGGAGCTGGGCGCCTGGCTGATGGACCGGGGGATGCAGCGGGTGGAGGTCGTCGAGGTCCCCGGCGAGTTCAGCATGCGGGGCGGCATCTTCGACGTCTTCCCGACCGACGCCACCGACCCCGTCCGCATCGAGTTCTTCGGCGACGAGATCGAGTCGATCCGCCCCTTCGACGCCGAGACCCAGCGCTCGCTCGACCGCTGGCGGAACGTGACGATCGCCGTCCCGCCCACGTTCGACGAGGCCCACCTCGACGACTACGGCCCGGCGACCGACGCCTTCCCCGAAGGGACCTGGGTGGTCCTCGTCGAGCAGCCCGACCTCCGCGAGGAGGGGCGGTCGTACCTGAGCCGCGTCGACGACCTCCGCGGGCTGTACTCGGTTGAGGCCACCTTCGAGCGCCTGATCCGGCGGCCGACGATCGCGCTCTCGGCGCTCGCGGCCGACTCGCTGGAGGCGACGTGCCACCTGCGGATCGAGAGCGTCGAGCGGTTCTCCGGCGAGCTGGCGAGGGTGAAGGCCGAGCTGGAGTCGGCGGCCGGCGGCGACCGGGTGCTGATCGCCTGCCACAACGTCGGCGAGGCCGACCGCCTCCGCGAGGTCTTCGCCGACTCCGAGCTGGCCCGCGAGGGCCGGCTGACGACGACGGTGGGCCGGATCCGGGCCGGCTTCCACCTGACGTCCGCCGACTCCCTCGTCATCGCCGACCACGAGCTGTTCGCCCGCGCCGACGTCCGCCGCACGACCTCGCGGCGACGGTACGAGACCCGCGCGATCGACAGCTTCCTCGACCTCAACGAGGGCGACCTGGTCGTCCACGTCAATCACGGGATCGCCCGCTACCTCGGCCTCCAGTTCGTCGTCAAGACGAGCGAGCACGCCGAGGAGACGCTGCTCCTGGAGTTCGCCGAGGGGACGCGGCTGTTCGTCCCGATCGTCAAGATCGACCTCGTCCAGAAGTACGTCGGCGGCGGCAAGGCGACCCCCCCGCTCTCGAAGATCGGCTCGTCGGCCTGGGAGAAGCGGAAGAAGCGGGTGGCCGACGCGGTCGTCGACCTGGCCCAGGAGCTGCTCGACATCCAGGCCGACCGCGCCAGCCAGCCCGGCTTCGCCTACCCGGCCGAGGACAGCCACTGGATGGCCGAGTTCGAGGCCGCCTTCCCGTTCGACGAGACCCCCGACCAGCTCTCGGCGATCGAGGCGCTCAAGGCCGACATGGCCGAGACCAAGCCGATGGACCGCCTGATCTGCGGCGACGTCGGCTACGGCAAGACCGAGGTCGCCATCCGCGCCGCGTTCAAGGCGGTCGACGCCGGCAAGCAGGTCGGCGTGCTCGTGCCGACGACGATCCTGTCGGAGCAGCACCACCGCAGCTTCGCCGCGCGGATGGGCGAGTTCCCGTTCGTCATCGAGTGCGTCAACCGCTTCCGGCCCAAGTCCGAGGTCAAGGAGATCCTCAAGCGGGCCGCCGAGGGGAAGGTCGACATCCTGATCGGCACCCACCGGATCCTGCAGAAGGACGTCGCCTTCAAGGACCTGGGCCTGATCGTCGTCGACGAGGAGCAGCGGTTCGGCGTCGAGGACAAGGAGTGGCTCAAGACCCTGCGGTCGACGGTCGACGTGCTGACCCTCTCGGCCACGCCGATCCCGCGCACCCTGCACATGAGCCTGCTGGGGATCCGCGACATCTCGAACCTGGAGACCCCCCCCTCGGACCGCAAGGCGATCGAGACCCGGATCCTCCGCTACGACCCGGACACGATCAAGCGCGCGATCAACCGCGAGCTGAACCGCAACGGCCAGGTCTACTTCGTCCACAACCGGATCTACGACATCCAGACCGTCGTCGACAAGCTCCGCGCGATCGTCCCCGACGCCAAGATCGAGTTCGCGCACGGCCAGATGACCGGCGAGACCTTGGAGCGGACGATGATGCGGTTCATCCGCCGCGAGTTCGACGTTTTGGTCGCCACCACGATCATCGAGAGCGGCCTGGACATCCCCAACGCCAACACCATCTTCATCAACGAGGCCGACAAGTACGGCCTGGCCGATCTGCACCAACTCCGCGGCCGCGTGGGCCGCTTCAAGCACCGCGCGTACGCCTACCTGCTGCTCGAATCCGACCGCCCGGTGACCCCCAACGCCGTGAAGCGGCTGAAGGCCATCGAGGAGTTCACGTCGCTGGGCGCGGGCTTCAAGATCGCCCTCCGGGACCTGGAGATCCGCGGCGCCGGCAACATCCTGGGGGCCGAGCAGTCCGGCCACATCGAGAGCGTCGGCTACGAGCTGTACTGCTCGCTCCTCGAATCGGCCGTGCGGTCGGCGACGAAGCAGCCGGACAAGCCCCTGTTCGACTGCTCCGTCGAGCTGAAGTGGCGCGCGTACCTGCCACGCGACTACGTCCCGGCCCCCCGGCTCAAGCTGGAGCTGTACCGCCGCCTGGCCCGCCTGCGCAGCCTCGACCATCTGGCCGACTTCCGCAAGGAGCTGGACGACCGCTTCGGCCCGCCCCCGAAGCCGGCCGAGAACCTCCTCGCCGAGGCCGAGATCCGGATCCTCGCCGGCGGCTGGAAGCTCGAACGGATCCACGTCGAGGGCGAATACGTCGTCTTCACCTACCGCAACGCGAAGAAGATCGAGTCGCTCGCCAAGCGCAACAAGGGCCGGATCCGCGTCGTCGACGCCAAGAAGGCCTACGTCCCGCTCGGCGAAGACCCGGTCAAGACGCCCGAGATCGCCGCGCTCGTGAAAGAACTTCTGGGAGGTAAGGGCTGA